The Uruburuella testudinis genome window below encodes:
- the purL gene encoding phosphoribosylformylglycinamidine synthase: MSVVLPLRGATALSDFRVEKLLQKAAAAGLPEAGLSSEFWYFASSTTAPDADTVAKLQALLAAESVPQTPAASDGLHLFLITPRIGTISPWASKATDIARNCGLAHIERIERGMAVWIEGSLTDEQKQQWAALLHDRMTESVLPDFQTASALFAHPQAQTFATVDVLGAGREALVQANRELGLALSPDEIDYLVENYQILKRNPSDVELMMFAQANSEHCRHKIFNADFILDGETQPKSLFGMIRDTHNAHPEGTVVAYKDNSSVIEGAKIERFYPSAAEGQAYRFHEEDTHIIMKVETHNHPTAIAPFAGAATGAGGEIRDEGATGKGSRPKAGLTGFSVSNLNIPGAEQPWEQYSATETAYGKPGHISSPLDIMLEGPIGGAAFNNEFGRPNLLGYFRTFEEQHNGQMRGYHKPIMIAGGLGSIQAQQTHKDEIPAGALLIQLGGPGMLIGLGGGAASSMDTGTNKSDLDFNSVQRGNPEIERRAQEVIDRCWQLGSNNPIISIHDVGAGGLSNAFPELVNDAGRGAVFKLRDVPLEEHGLSPMQIWCNEAQERYVLAILKKDLSTFRTICERERCPFAVVGTATDDGHLQVRDDLFDNNPVDLPLNVLLGKPPKTTRSDSKQMPSESTFDAGQYDLRESAYRVLRLPTVAGKNFLITIGDRSVGGLTHRDQMVGRFQTPVADAAVTMMGFHTYQGEAMSMGEKPTVALFDAPASGRMAVGEAITNIAAVNIGSMGNIKLSANWMAACGNAGEDEKLYRTVEAVSQLCQTLDLSIPVGKDSLSMKTVWQDGGAQKSVVSPLSLIISAFAAVIDVRKTITPELENRPDSAIFAIDLGFGRSRMGGSALGQVWKNISGVAPDLDNAAHLAAFYQTIQTLLADGKLLAYHDRGDGGLFATLAEMSFASHLGMNLDLAVMIEQARACSDNSKLQDAAVRTLFNEELGAVIQVAAEDIETVQTAFAQAGLAAALHQIGSINHSERLLIQNGNTVLLNEDRLDLQKAWSETSWQMQRLRDNPACADSEYALLSDDKRSALFADLTFDVNQNIAAPFINKGAQPKIAVLREQGVNGQIEMAAAFTRAGFDAYDVHMSDLMAGRVNLRGFNMLTACGGFSYGDVLGAGEGWAKSILFHPQLRDMFSAFFERADTLTLGVCNGCQMVSNLAEIIPGTQVWPKFKRNASEQFEARLSMVHIPKSPSLILAEMAGSSLPVVVSHGEGRADFTHLGGNISDGLNIALQYVDGQNQITETYPLNPNGSPQGIAGVTTADGRVTIMMPHPERVYRTAQMSWAPEGWDELSGWYRLFAGARKALG, from the coding sequence ATGTCTGTCGTTTTACCCTTGCGCGGCGCTACTGCCTTATCTGATTTCCGTGTTGAAAAATTATTACAAAAAGCCGCAGCCGCCGGTTTGCCCGAAGCCGGATTAAGCAGCGAATTTTGGTATTTTGCCAGCAGCACCACCGCGCCGGATGCCGACACCGTTGCCAAATTGCAGGCCCTTCTTGCTGCCGAAAGTGTTCCCCAAACCCCCGCAGCTTCAGACGGCCTGCATTTATTTTTGATTACCCCGCGCATCGGCACCATTTCGCCTTGGGCATCGAAAGCCACCGATATCGCCCGCAACTGCGGCCTTGCGCATATCGAGCGCATCGAACGCGGCATGGCAGTTTGGATTGAAGGCAGCCTTACCGATGAGCAGAAGCAGCAATGGGCGGCGCTGCTGCACGACCGCATGACCGAAAGCGTATTGCCCGACTTTCAGACGGCCTCTGCACTGTTTGCCCACCCGCAGGCGCAAACCTTTGCCACGGTTGACGTATTGGGCGCAGGCCGAGAGGCCTTGGTGCAAGCCAACCGCGAATTGGGCTTGGCGCTCTCGCCCGATGAAATCGACTATCTGGTTGAAAACTACCAAATCCTCAAGCGCAATCCCAGCGATGTCGAGCTGATGATGTTTGCTCAAGCAAATTCCGAACATTGCCGCCACAAAATTTTCAATGCCGATTTTATTCTTGACGGTGAAACACAGCCCAAATCATTGTTCGGCATGATACGCGACACCCACAACGCCCATCCCGAAGGCACGGTAGTGGCCTATAAAGACAATTCCTCCGTGATCGAAGGCGCCAAAATCGAGCGTTTCTATCCGAGCGCTGCCGAAGGCCAGGCTTACCGCTTCCATGAAGAAGACACCCACATCATCATGAAAGTGGAAACCCACAACCACCCCACCGCCATCGCGCCGTTTGCCGGCGCAGCCACCGGTGCGGGCGGTGAAATCCGCGATGAAGGCGCCACCGGCAAAGGTTCGCGTCCGAAAGCCGGCCTCACCGGTTTTTCCGTGTCCAACCTCAACATCCCCGGCGCAGAGCAGCCGTGGGAGCAATACAGCGCCACAGAAACCGCTTACGGCAAACCCGGCCACATCAGCAGCCCGCTCGACATCATGCTCGAAGGCCCGATTGGCGGCGCGGCGTTTAACAACGAATTCGGCCGCCCCAACCTGCTCGGCTATTTCCGCACCTTTGAAGAACAACACAACGGCCAGATGCGCGGCTACCACAAGCCCATTATGATTGCCGGCGGCTTGGGCAGCATTCAGGCGCAGCAAACACATAAAGACGAAATCCCCGCCGGGGCGCTGCTGATCCAACTCGGCGGCCCGGGCATGCTCATCGGCTTAGGCGGCGGCGCGGCTTCCAGCATGGACACCGGCACCAACAAATCTGATCTCGATTTCAACTCGGTGCAACGCGGCAACCCCGAAATCGAACGCCGTGCACAAGAAGTGATCGACCGCTGCTGGCAATTGGGCAGTAACAACCCGATTATCTCGATTCACGATGTCGGCGCGGGGGGGTTGAGCAACGCCTTTCCCGAGCTGGTAAACGATGCCGGGCGCGGCGCGGTGTTTAAGCTGCGTGATGTGCCGCTGGAAGAACACGGTTTGAGCCCGATGCAGATTTGGTGCAACGAAGCGCAAGAGCGTTATGTGTTGGCCATTCTCAAAAAAGATTTGAGCACTTTCCGCACCATCTGCGAGCGCGAACGTTGCCCGTTTGCCGTGGTCGGCACCGCTACCGACGACGGCCATCTGCAAGTGCGCGATGATTTGTTTGACAACAACCCGGTTGACCTGCCGCTGAATGTGCTGCTCGGCAAACCGCCCAAAACCACCCGCAGCGACAGCAAACAGATGCCGTCTGAAAGCACGTTTGATGCCGGCCAATACGATTTGCGCGAATCTGCCTACCGTGTGTTGCGTCTGCCCACCGTGGCCGGCAAAAACTTCCTCATTACCATCGGCGACCGCAGTGTCGGCGGCCTGACCCACCGCGACCAAATGGTCGGCCGCTTCCAAACCCCCGTAGCCGATGCCGCTGTTACCATGATGGGTTTCCACACCTACCAAGGCGAAGCCATGAGCATGGGCGAAAAACCCACTGTCGCCTTGTTTGACGCCCCCGCATCAGGCCGCATGGCCGTGGGCGAGGCCATCACCAACATCGCCGCCGTGAATATCGGCAGCATGGGCAATATCAAACTTTCCGCCAACTGGATGGCCGCTTGCGGCAACGCCGGTGAAGATGAAAAACTCTACCGCACCGTTGAGGCCGTATCACAGCTTTGTCAAACGTTGGACTTGAGTATTCCGGTAGGCAAAGATTCCTTGTCGATGAAAACCGTGTGGCAGGATGGCGGCGCGCAAAAATCGGTGGTTTCCCCCCTATCGCTGATTATTTCCGCTTTTGCCGCGGTGATCGATGTGCGTAAAACCATCACACCCGAGCTGGAAAACCGGCCCGACAGCGCCATTTTTGCCATCGACTTGGGTTTCGGCCGCAGCCGTATGGGCGGCAGCGCCTTGGGGCAGGTGTGGAAAAACATCAGCGGTGTCGCCCCTGATTTAGACAATGCCGCCCACCTGGCCGCATTTTATCAAACCATACAAACGCTGCTGGCCGACGGCAAGCTTTTGGCCTATCACGACCGCGGCGACGGCGGCCTGTTTGCCACGCTGGCCGAAATGAGCTTTGCCTCACACTTGGGCATGAACCTGGATTTGGCCGTAATGATCGAGCAGGCACGGGCCTGTAGCGATAACAGCAAGCTGCAAGATGCCGCCGTGCGTACCTTGTTTAATGAAGAATTGGGCGCCGTCATCCAAGTGGCGGCCGAAGATATCGAAACGGTTCAGACGGCCTTTGCCCAAGCCGGCCTTGCTGCTGCACTGCATCAAATCGGCAGCATCAACCACAGCGAGCGCCTGCTGATTCAAAACGGCAACACCGTTTTGCTGAATGAAGACCGTCTCGACCTGCAAAAAGCCTGGAGCGAAACCAGTTGGCAGATGCAACGCCTGCGCGACAATCCCGCCTGTGCCGACAGCGAATACGCATTATTGAGTGATGATAAACGCAGCGCCCTGTTTGCCGATTTGACTTTTGATGTCAACCAAAACATCGCCGCACCGTTTATCAATAAAGGTGCCCAGCCGAAAATCGCTGTTTTGCGCGAACAAGGCGTTAACGGCCAAATCGAAATGGCCGCCGCCTTTACCCGCGCGGGCTTCGATGCCTACGATGTGCACATGAGCGATTTGATGGCAGGCCGTGTGAATCTGCGCGGGTTTAATATGTTAACGGCCTGCGGCGGCTTCAGCTACGGCGATGTATTGGGCGCCGGCGAAGGTTGGGCAAAATCGATTTTGTTCCACCCCCAATTGCGCGATATGTTCAGCGCCTTTTTCGAGCGCGCCGACACCCTCACGTTGGGCGTGTGTAACGGCTGCCAGATGGTGAGCAACTTGGCCGAAATCATTCCCGGCACACAAGTCTGGCCGAAGTTTAAACGCAATGCCAGCGAGCAGTTTGAAGCACGCTTGAGCATGGTTCACATTCCGAAATCGCCCTCGCTGATTCTGGCCGAAATGGCCGGCAGCAGCCTGCCGGTGGTGGTCAGCCACGGTGAAGGCCGTGCCGACTTTACCCATTTGGGCGGCAACATTTCAGACGGCCTCAACATTGCTTTGCAATATGTCGACGGTCAAAACCAAATCACCGAGACCTACCCACTCAACCCCAACGGCTCGCCGCAAGGTATTGCCGGTGTCACCACTGCCGACGGCCGCGTAACCATCATGATGCCGCACCCCGAGCGCGTATACCGCACCGCACAGATGAGCTGGGCGCCCGAAGGCTGGGATGAGCTTTCCGGCTGGTATCGCCTGTTTGCCGGCGCACGCAAAGCTCTGGGCTGA
- a CDS encoding pirin family protein, with translation MTAPLKLTAKTADVGGIPVARVLPQAKKRTIGAWCFLDHAGPSIFAEGEPGLQVGSHPHTHLQTFTWMLAGEVLHQDSLGNKILIRSKQVNLMTAGTGICHTEQTPPESRKLHAVQLWIALPKNQTIAPAFQHYPKLPEWQDSGADYILTTGSFDGRTAPTLQYSPIVGVDIRYRNGGSHYHPLNPDFEYGILVIQGRLNIGNESFGPNDLAYLPTGTNDIGLAAEADTHIMLIGGKPLDFEPVIWWNFVAAERAEIERATAEWNAHSKRFGSIDTELQRLNAPEVPWAKQK, from the coding sequence ATGACTGCGCCGCTCAAGCTTACCGCCAAAACCGCCGATGTGGGCGGCATTCCCGTTGCCCGCGTTTTACCGCAAGCCAAAAAGCGCACCATCGGTGCCTGGTGCTTTCTCGACCATGCCGGCCCCAGCATATTTGCCGAAGGCGAACCGGGTCTGCAAGTCGGCAGCCACCCGCACACCCACCTGCAAACCTTTACCTGGATGCTGGCCGGTGAAGTGCTGCATCAAGACAGCCTCGGCAACAAAATACTGATTCGCAGCAAACAGGTTAATCTGATGACGGCAGGCACCGGCATCTGCCACACCGAGCAAACCCCGCCCGAAAGCCGCAAACTGCATGCCGTGCAGTTGTGGATAGCCCTACCCAAAAACCAGACCATTGCCCCTGCGTTCCAACATTACCCCAAATTGCCCGAATGGCAGGACAGCGGCGCCGATTATATTCTCACCACCGGCAGCTTCGATGGCCGCACCGCGCCCACACTGCAATACAGCCCCATTGTCGGCGTGGATATCCGCTACCGCAACGGCGGCAGCCATTACCATCCGCTCAACCCCGATTTCGAATACGGCATATTGGTGATACAAGGCCGTCTGAACATCGGCAACGAAAGCTTCGGCCCCAATGATTTGGCCTACCTTCCCACCGGCACAAACGATATCGGGCTGGCAGCCGAGGCCGATACCCATATCATGCTGATTGGCGGTAAGCCGCTGGATTTCGAACCGGTTATCTGGTGGAACTTCGTTGCCGCCGAGCGCGCCGAAATCGAACGTGCCACCGCTGAATGGAATGCCCACAGCAAACGCTTCGGCAGCATCGATACCGAGCTGCAACGCCTGAACGCCCCTGAAGTGCCTTGGGCAAAGCAAAAATAA
- a CDS encoding plasmid pRiA4b ORF-3 family protein encodes MSKKVTMYRFKVSLIGERGQPINKLHRIIEVDGNAPFAMLHEEIFEAFDRFDPHMFKFLLTRQDIKNEQELYGRHEEVSLLDPVPGHGNTTVHNAAQFTIADAGLQEKDIIHYWFDFGDDWMHRLRLEKIFQINDDDPDSDGWYCRTAKRVGKSPPQYSEDSVWENNQEAVLMALAEPQCYGEILWGDLQEEGLDEFFVDQGWVTPCKQPDEVVSLTEAGKAMAAVIKQEIDEN; translated from the coding sequence ATGTCAAAAAAAGTAACCATGTATCGTTTCAAAGTATCGCTTATCGGCGAGCGCGGCCAGCCTATCAACAAACTGCACCGCATTATTGAAGTGGACGGCAATGCACCGTTTGCCATGTTGCACGAAGAAATTTTTGAGGCATTCGACCGCTTTGACCCGCATATGTTCAAATTTTTGCTGACCCGTCAAGACATCAAAAATGAGCAAGAGCTATACGGCCGGCACGAAGAAGTCAGCCTGCTCGACCCGGTACCCGGTCATGGCAATACTACCGTACATAATGCCGCCCAATTTACCATTGCCGATGCCGGATTACAGGAAAAAGACATCATCCATTATTGGTTCGACTTCGGCGACGACTGGATGCACCGGCTGCGGCTGGAAAAGATTTTTCAGATTAATGATGATGATCCCGACAGCGACGGTTGGTATTGCCGCACTGCGAAAAGAGTAGGCAAATCACCGCCGCAATATAGTGAAGACAGCGTGTGGGAAAATAATCAAGAAGCTGTATTGATGGCTTTGGCTGAGCCGCAATGTTATGGTGAAATATTATGGGGCGATTTGCAGGAAGAAGGACTGGATGAATTTTTTGTCGATCAAGGCTGGGTTACGCCCTGCAAACAGCCCGATGAGGTGGTCTCGCTTACTGAAGCAGGCAAAGCCATGGCAGCTGTGATTAAACAGGAAATAGACGAAAACTGA
- a CDS encoding aldo/keto reductase, which produces MATQTLLQHGKLGMGTWKLGDSSATRTEEIAALRYGIERGIAIIDTAEMYGSGRSENLVGEAVAPYPREHLYIISKVLPQNANRRYLEQSLDASLKALQTDYLDMYLYHWRGGTPLAETIDTFEKMAEKGKIKAWGVSNFDLEDMQELLAEANGSHCRANQVLYHLGSRGIEVALKPWQDQRHIPTIAYCPLAQAGALQRGLTNHPAVQQIAAELNISVYQVLLCFTLSQSNMVSIPRTGKPAHMKEIADCLAISLSAEQFGALNQAFPVPDGRVPLDVE; this is translated from the coding sequence ATGGCCACACAAACATTATTGCAGCACGGCAAATTGGGCATGGGCACATGGAAACTGGGCGACAGCAGCGCCACGCGCACCGAAGAAATCGCCGCTCTGCGTTACGGCATCGAGCGCGGTATTGCCATCATCGACACCGCCGAAATGTATGGCAGCGGTCGTTCGGAAAACCTGGTGGGTGAAGCCGTTGCCCCGTATCCGCGCGAACATTTATACATTATTTCCAAAGTATTGCCCCAAAATGCCAACCGCCGCTATCTTGAGCAAAGCCTCGATGCCTCGTTGAAAGCATTGCAAACCGATTATCTGGATATGTATCTTTATCATTGGCGCGGCGGCACGCCCTTGGCAGAAACCATCGATACTTTTGAAAAAATGGCAGAAAAAGGCAAAATCAAAGCTTGGGGCGTCTCCAATTTTGATTTGGAAGATATGCAGGAATTGCTGGCCGAAGCCAACGGCAGCCATTGCCGGGCTAACCAAGTGCTGTACCACCTCGGTTCGCGCGGCATCGAAGTGGCGCTGAAGCCTTGGCAAGACCAACGCCACATTCCCACCATTGCCTACTGCCCGCTGGCACAAGCCGGCGCATTGCAACGCGGGTTAACCAACCACCCCGCCGTGCAGCAAATTGCCGCCGAATTAAACATCAGCGTCTACCAAGTGCTGCTGTGCTTTACCTTGTCGCAAAGCAATATGGTATCCATCCCGCGCACCGGCAAACCGGCACATATGAAAGAAATTGCCGATTGTCTGGCCATCAGCCTGAGTGCCGAGCAGTTCGGCGCGTTGAATCAGGCGTTTCCCGTGCCCGACGGCAGAGTGCCGCTGGATGTCGAATAA
- a CDS encoding plasmid pRiA4b ORF-3 family protein — MRIYKRPKAPQLVYQLHIRLMDSEPEIWRRILVSADIDLNNFHRVIQEAFEWEGYHLFRFSQYEPWSGNVVFPPTDEYGAIKMPNEMGIYDAPPLLRDVLEVGGRLFYVYDFGDDWQHEILCEALMIKPPKIRLPLCTDGANHAAFEDVGGVGGYMDIVHTIANQDKPEYQHAVAELIDAYGKRILKFDAAAFDPKKVKFSR, encoded by the coding sequence ATGAGAATTTACAAGCGCCCAAAAGCACCGCAACTGGTTTACCAACTGCATATTCGTTTGATGGATTCCGAACCGGAAATCTGGCGGCGGATATTGGTATCGGCAGATATTGATTTGAACAATTTTCACCGGGTGATTCAAGAAGCGTTTGAATGGGAAGGTTACCACCTGTTCCGCTTCAGCCAATACGAACCTTGGAGCGGCAATGTGGTTTTCCCGCCCACAGATGAATACGGTGCGATAAAGATGCCGAACGAAATGGGAATATATGATGCCCCGCCATTGCTGCGCGATGTGTTAGAGGTTGGCGGCCGTTTGTTTTATGTTTACGATTTCGGCGATGACTGGCAACATGAAATTTTGTGTGAAGCGCTGATGATAAAGCCGCCCAAAATCCGGCTGCCGCTGTGCACAGACGGTGCCAACCATGCGGCTTTTGAAGATGTGGGCGGTGTAGGCGGTTATATGGATATCGTGCATACTATCGCCAATCAAGATAAGCCTGAATATCAGCATGCAGTGGCTGAATTAATCGATGCATACGGCAAACGGATTTTGAAGTTTGATGCTGCTGCATTTGATCCGAAAAAAGTTAAGTTTTCACGTTAA
- the argH gene encoding argininosuccinate lyase encodes MNDSKTWSGRFNEPVSELVKKYTGSIDFDKRLAKWDIQGSLAHAQMLHQAGVLSADDLTAIREGMAAIIAEIDAGKMPWSLDLEDVHMNIERRLTDKIGDAGKRLHTGRSRNDQVATDIRLWLRDEITRIRGLIQNLQMALVDLAEQNAEVVMPGFTHLQVAQPVSFGHHMLAYVEMLGRDDERMADCRKRVNRMPLGAAALAGTTYPIRRETTAELLGFEQICQNSLDAVSDRDFAIEFTAAASLLMVHLSRLSEELILWMSPRFGFIDIADRFCTGSSIMPQKKNPDVPELVRGKSGRVIGHLTGLIMLMKSQPLAYNKDNQEDKEPMFDTVDTLIDTLRIYADMMRGVSVKPENMRAAVMQGFATATDLADYLVKKGMPFRDSHEVVALAVRHADGQGVDLSELALETLQGFSDLIENDVYDVLTPEGSLNARNHLGGTAPEQVRLQARRWRTQLLG; translated from the coding sequence ATGAATGATAGCAAAACTTGGTCGGGCCGGTTTAACGAACCTGTGTCGGAGCTGGTCAAAAAATATACCGGATCAATAGATTTCGACAAGCGCCTGGCAAAGTGGGACATACAAGGATCATTAGCACATGCACAAATGCTGCATCAGGCGGGCGTGTTGAGCGCAGACGACTTAACCGCCATCCGTGAGGGAATGGCCGCCATTATAGCAGAAATCGATGCCGGCAAAATGCCTTGGTCATTGGATTTGGAAGATGTCCATATGAACATCGAACGCCGCCTGACCGATAAAATCGGCGATGCCGGCAAACGTTTGCATACCGGCCGCAGTCGCAACGATCAAGTAGCCACCGATATCCGGTTGTGGCTGCGCGACGAAATCACCCGAATTCGGGGTTTGATTCAAAATCTGCAAATGGCGCTGGTGGATTTGGCCGAACAAAACGCCGAAGTGGTGATGCCCGGTTTTACCCATCTGCAAGTTGCACAGCCGGTAAGTTTCGGCCACCACATGCTGGCTTATGTGGAAATGCTCGGCCGCGACGACGAACGCATGGCCGATTGCCGCAAGCGGGTCAACCGCATGCCTCTGGGCGCCGCCGCGCTGGCCGGCACCACCTATCCGATCCGACGTGAAACCACCGCCGAGCTGCTGGGCTTCGAACAAATTTGCCAAAATTCGCTGGATGCCGTATCAGACCGCGATTTTGCCATCGAGTTCACCGCCGCCGCCTCATTGCTGATGGTGCATCTGAGCCGCTTGTCGGAAGAGTTGATTTTATGGATGAGCCCGCGCTTCGGTTTTATCGATATTGCCGACCGCTTCTGCACCGGCTCCAGCATCATGCCGCAAAAGAAAAACCCCGACGTGCCCGAGCTAGTGCGCGGAAAATCAGGCCGTGTTATCGGCCATCTAACCGGCTTGATTATGCTAATGAAATCACAACCGTTGGCCTATAACAAAGACAATCAGGAAGACAAAGAGCCGATGTTTGATACGGTAGACACCTTAATCGACACCTTGCGTATTTATGCCGACATGATGCGCGGTGTCAGCGTGAAGCCTGAAAACATGCGCGCCGCCGTGATGCAGGGTTTTGCCACCGCCACCGATTTGGCCGATTATCTGGTGAAAAAAGGCATGCCGTTCCGCGACAGTCACGAAGTCGTCGCCTTGGCCGTGCGCCATGCCGACGGGCAGGGCGTGGATTTGAGCGAACTGGCGCTGGAAACGTTACAGGGCTTTTCTGATTTGATTGAAAACGATGTCTATGATGTGCTCACACCCGAAGGCAGTTTGAATGCACGCAACCATTTGGGCGGCACCGCACCCGAACAAGTGCGCCTGCAAGCCCGGCGCTGGCGGACACAGCTGCTCGGTTAG
- a CDS encoding sensor histidine kinase — protein MPIIRQIMSRFAVPDMRNFGTILRLILSSTAVLLLFPLISASPYSYLEQVYQHASWGAPTLLIILIEGYLTAEIFQKIKIQAYAVAVAHLLNTFIFVMVDYVILGTRQSFWQHFFLFNFVALAFMYTEATRRQSLVPSLSEARLSALTARIRPHFLFNSLNAAISLIRLRPYDAETLLENLANLFRAQLRDGSQSSTLGQEIEWAQEYIAIEQIRMGHTRVQVMWQHKAPDDAETPHLLLQPLLENAVFHGIESAHRPGYISVLTARQNHWIYIRIENPYIPTESNENAKPHKGNSMALQNLQERLSLMYDNDAKIRSRSLDGVFRVDIRLPYRKKSSDLAKLFG, from the coding sequence ATGCCCATTATACGTCAAATCATGTCTCGGTTTGCAGTGCCCGACATGCGAAATTTTGGCACTATTTTGCGCCTGATTCTTTCCAGCACCGCCGTATTGCTTCTTTTCCCCTTAATCAGCGCCTCACCATACAGCTATTTGGAACAAGTTTACCAGCACGCGAGCTGGGGCGCCCCCACCTTGCTGATTATTTTGATTGAAGGCTATCTGACTGCCGAAATTTTTCAAAAAATCAAAATACAAGCTTATGCTGTGGCAGTGGCCCATTTGCTGAACACCTTTATTTTTGTGATGGTGGATTATGTGATTTTGGGCACACGGCAAAGCTTTTGGCAGCATTTCTTTTTGTTTAACTTTGTTGCACTGGCCTTTATGTATACCGAAGCCACCCGCCGGCAGAGCCTGGTGCCTTCGCTTTCGGAAGCACGGTTGAGCGCGCTTACCGCCCGCATCCGCCCGCATTTTTTGTTTAACAGCCTCAACGCCGCCATCAGCTTAATCAGACTGCGCCCGTATGATGCGGAAACATTGCTGGAAAACCTGGCCAATCTTTTCCGCGCACAATTGCGCGACGGCAGCCAAAGCAGCACGCTGGGGCAGGAAATCGAATGGGCGCAGGAATATATCGCCATCGAGCAAATCCGCATGGGGCATACGCGCGTGCAGGTGATGTGGCAGCATAAAGCGCCCGATGATGCAGAAACGCCGCACCTGCTGTTGCAGCCCCTGTTGGAAAATGCAGTATTTCACGGCATCGAATCAGCCCACCGGCCGGGCTATATTTCGGTGCTCACCGCGCGCCAGAACCATTGGATTTATATCCGCATCGAAAACCCTTATATCCCGACCGAAAGCAACGAAAACGCCAAACCGCACAAAGGCAATTCAATGGCCTTGCAAAATTTGCAGGAGCGTTTGTCGCTGATGTATGACAACGATGCAAAAATCAGAAGCCGCAGCTTGGACGGCGTGTTCCGTGTCGATATCCGCCTGCCCTACCGCAAAAAATCATCCGATTTGGCCAAACTGTTCGGCTGA
- a CDS encoding polyamine aminopropyltransferase — protein sequence MAQHPYRRLRAQRFEMPEVGISEEGNIRSLHLGSATIQSSMNLDHPAELVLSYSRAMMGWLLFADHTPTHITQIGLGGGSFARWIDAYLPATRQTAVDINPQVINVARSLFELPFEDEHFEIIEADGAEYIKTVRGGTDVILVDGFDGEQIIDALVDEPFFRNCRRALSPEGVFVTNWWSGDKRYQRFVERLLDVFEGRVLELPAESHGNMAVFAFQNTPQEQRLDTLKKRAEKLSNQYGLDFKRMFADFKAHNQNNGKSFCL from the coding sequence ATGGCCCAACACCCCTACCGCCGCTTGCGTGCACAACGGTTCGAAATGCCCGAAGTCGGTATTTCAGAAGAAGGCAATATCCGTTCGCTGCACTTGGGCAGCGCCACCATTCAAAGCTCGATGAACCTCGATCATCCGGCCGAGCTGGTGCTTTCATACAGCCGCGCCATGATGGGCTGGCTGCTGTTTGCCGACCACACGCCCACCCACATCACCCAAATCGGCTTGGGTGGCGGATCATTTGCCCGCTGGATTGACGCCTACCTGCCGGCCACCCGTCAAACTGCCGTCGATATCAACCCGCAAGTGATTAATGTGGCACGCAGCCTGTTTGAATTGCCTTTTGAAGACGAACATTTTGAAATTATCGAAGCCGACGGCGCCGAATACATCAAAACCGTGCGCGGCGGCACTGATGTGATTTTGGTTGACGGTTTTGATGGCGAGCAAATCATCGATGCCCTGGTAGACGAGCCGTTTTTCCGCAACTGCCGCCGCGCGCTCTCGCCGGAAGGTGTGTTTGTAACCAACTGGTGGAGCGGCGACAAGCGCTATCAGCGTTTTGTCGAACGGTTGTTAGACGTATTTGAAGGGCGCGTGCTGGAGTTGCCCGCTGAAAGCCACGGCAATATGGCCGTATTTGCGTTTCAAAACACGCCGCAAGAGCAACGTTTGGACACATTGAAAAAACGTGCTGAAAAACTAAGCAACCAATACGGCTTAGATTTCAAGCGTATGTTTGCCGATTTTAAAGCCCACAATCAAAATAACGGCAAATCTTTTTGCTTGTAA
- a CDS encoding (2Fe-2S) ferredoxin domain-containing protein, producing the protein MSYFERHLFICTNARHDACKQSCNDNGEGDAAVDFLKGHAKQLGLIGPGKLRISSTSCLGRCESGPAMVIYPEARWYTYVDEEDLQDILDQDLSNGEVVTRLLIDAPK; encoded by the coding sequence ATGAGCTATTTCGAACGCCACCTTTTTATTTGCACCAACGCCCGCCACGATGCTTGCAAACAAAGCTGCAACGATAATGGTGAAGGCGATGCCGCCGTCGATTTTTTAAAAGGCCATGCCAAGCAACTCGGCCTGATCGGCCCCGGCAAACTGCGTATCAGCAGCACCAGCTGTCTCGGCCGCTGCGAATCCGGCCCCGCTATGGTGATTTACCCCGAAGCGCGCTGGTATACTTATGTTGATGAAGAAGATTTGCAAGATATACTCGATCAAGATTTAAGCAACGGCGAAGTGGTAACACGTTTGCTGATTGATGCGCCCAAATAA